The Leucoraja erinacea ecotype New England chromosome 22, Leri_hhj_1, whole genome shotgun sequence genome includes a region encoding these proteins:
- the LOC129707863 gene encoding LOW QUALITY PROTEIN: ATP synthase F(0) complex subunit B1, mitochondrial-like (The sequence of the model RefSeq protein was modified relative to this genomic sequence to represent the inferred CDS: inserted 1 base in 1 codon) has product MLLCLFTWRSAGRGRAERADTARPETPHPTRRLCPSHWTNGDMLAHAIIASGFFLKTSAPIITCLVPISRRFHANSQTQAPVPPPPFMRKVCFGHIPEEFFHFLYPKTGVTGLYMFGTGLLTYLLSKEIYVINQETFSSISICILILYIYGIKKFGKDVGKFADKVQTAQEVKKLCSNRLVDTIEQENNEQWRIDGRHHLFDAKQNNDAMMLETNYXRRLHMVHDAVKKQLDCQVSLQLLEHRLAQEHMVNWVEKNVIHSITPQQKKKCIAKCIADLKVLSKSAPAIA; this is encoded by the exons ATGCTTCTGTGCCTGTTTACATGGAGGTCGGCGGGAAGAGGGAGAGCGGAGAGAGCGGACACTGCCCGCCCGGAAACTCCACACCCCACCCGGAGACTCTGCCCGAGCCACTGGACCAATGGCGACATGTTGGCCCACGCCATCATCGCCTCAGGTTTTTTTCTGAAGACATCCGCCCCCATCATCACATGTTTGGTGCCGATAAGCAGGCGTTTCCATGCCAACAGTCAGACCCAGGCaccggtgccccccccccccttcatgagGAAGGTGTGCTTTGGTCACATTCCAGAGGAATTCTTCCACTTCCTTTATCCAAAAACTGGAGTTACAGGCCTGTATATGTTCGGCACTGGGCTGCTGACTTACCTCCTGTCAAAGGAGATTTACGTAATTAACCAGGAGACATTTTCTTCCATCTCCATCTGCATTCTTATCCTCTACATCTACGGTATTAAGAAATTTGGGAAGGATGTGGGAAAATTTGCGGACAAAGTACAAACTGCCCAAGAAGTGAAGAAGCTTTGCTCTAACCGCCTGGTAGACACTATTGAGCAGGAGAACAATGAGCAGTGGAGAATAGACGGTCGCCATCACCTCTTCGATGCCAAGCAGAATAACGATGCGATGATGTTGGAAACCAACT CACGACGCCTGCACATGGTGCACGATGCAGTGAAGAAGCAGCTGGACTGCCAGGTGAGCCTGCAGCTACTAGAGCATAGGCTTGCACAGGAACACATGGTCAACTGGGTGGAGAAGAATGTGATCCACAGTATCACTCCACAGCAGAAGAAGAAGTGCATT